One stretch of Legionella birminghamensis DNA includes these proteins:
- a CDS encoding toprim domain-containing protein, producing MKLSNEVIGLKEKLTDNEKIRLAQKLWEMCQPIEGTAAELYLTATRKIPAEIARQLEFRYLRGPIGIASLDNNKHDDYVVAPVYNLDDELVGLQIIQIDSEGNKAQAVHVKAKDFYCKKYIGASHPLRPGKAALINQGSNSDCVFIAEGVETAASIATIQAIRENFSILASMGVTELPAVIGYIKTHFRPHATIVLLKDHDGADSDADIAFQKARDLFLSAGYKVIVKEPTPKDSDKEGYDWNDLLIDGGEKELELQFELNISVNSEDTSLRDAFKKLYTQLLVSENIAEEHHLLQSLSVVVNQQLAAIKGRPFGEQFSTDYNTNKALLLEMGSKIQDIMTALRFVHKTSAPYFSRPQIPKVLSNFLAALNQLQQDQAALRNEKGEEQQIEHPQLEALDAAYDYVLGEYKTYLSTEGKFSPSPLPKEGEEFKYYVDIFLQVLQPHIEGKASFAFVRQQLRPAYDRLKKEIRAEGAANIQNNLQICMDLKDDAVISLILYIKSLGFLVNLKEQSLEEKMQSEAYRAYQDHYLALHEELEPIGNLQTLQQWLNNLDNFKTLRPLQYEPPKQEESREVEFIFEDENEKETLETLIKEILDNIPLEEVEDNEKGKEIEKEADPFEQAVNDYAMELAVSLYKTFEVSSPCRLYRQEFDGLVSRDGQLTIIERKTNDGTGPGVLQRNFCQQKIMSKEQFVQKNWLPAILHDAHPESFIDIHIPARKDWYCEEFSEEIQDMLILAAKLTVVKALRELRLEFNLNLPKHYSGKVYQGVFFSPSRLNDVTVRFSQLRKGDEDVAHSRMDEIRSSMSQMIRRGQ from the coding sequence ATGAAATTAAGTAATGAAGTGATCGGGCTTAAAGAGAAGCTAACTGATAATGAAAAAATCAGATTGGCGCAGAAGCTATGGGAGATGTGTCAGCCTATTGAAGGCACAGCCGCTGAACTGTACCTGACCGCTACCCGAAAAATACCCGCAGAAATAGCAAGGCAACTTGAATTCAGATACCTGAGAGGTCCTATCGGTATAGCGAGTCTCGATAATAATAAGCATGACGACTATGTTGTTGCACCAGTGTACAACCTGGACGATGAATTAGTAGGACTGCAAATTATTCAAATTGATTCCGAAGGGAACAAAGCACAGGCGGTTCACGTTAAGGCTAAAGATTTCTACTGTAAAAAATATATTGGTGCAAGCCACCCGCTTCGCCCAGGAAAGGCAGCGCTTATCAACCAGGGCAGCAATTCAGACTGCGTCTTTATTGCTGAAGGAGTAGAGACTGCTGCAAGCATTGCAACCATCCAGGCAATCCGTGAAAACTTCAGCATTTTAGCTTCCATGGGGGTTACCGAACTGCCTGCGGTCATTGGCTACATCAAAACGCATTTCAGGCCTCATGCTACCATTGTATTGTTAAAAGATCATGACGGAGCGGATAGCGATGCGGATATTGCTTTCCAGAAAGCACGGGATTTATTCCTGAGCGCTGGCTATAAAGTGATTGTTAAAGAACCAACACCCAAAGACTCTGATAAAGAAGGTTATGACTGGAATGATTTGCTGATTGACGGCGGTGAAAAAGAGCTGGAACTGCAGTTTGAGCTGAACATCAGTGTTAACAGTGAAGATACATCCCTGCGTGATGCATTTAAAAAGCTCTATACCCAATTGCTCGTCAGTGAAAATATTGCAGAAGAGCATCATTTATTGCAATCGCTGTCGGTGGTCGTCAATCAGCAGCTGGCCGCTATTAAAGGCAGGCCTTTTGGTGAGCAATTTTCCACTGATTACAATACGAATAAAGCGCTTCTGCTGGAAATGGGTTCAAAGATTCAGGATATAATGACCGCATTACGCTTTGTTCACAAAACCTCTGCGCCCTACTTCAGCCGGCCTCAAATCCCCAAAGTCCTTTCTAATTTTTTGGCAGCATTGAATCAACTGCAGCAAGATCAGGCTGCACTTAGAAATGAAAAGGGCGAGGAGCAACAGATTGAACATCCGCAACTGGAGGCACTTGATGCCGCTTATGATTATGTTTTAGGCGAATACAAAACATATCTATCCACAGAGGGCAAGTTTTCCCCATCACCGCTTCCAAAAGAGGGAGAGGAGTTTAAGTATTATGTGGATATATTTTTACAGGTTTTACAACCACACATTGAGGGCAAGGCGTCATTTGCATTTGTCAGACAGCAATTGAGGCCTGCGTATGACCGTTTGAAGAAAGAGATTAGAGCAGAGGGGGCAGCAAATATTCAAAATAATTTACAGATTTGCATGGACTTAAAAGACGACGCGGTGATTAGCTTGATATTGTATATAAAATCGCTTGGCTTTCTGGTAAATCTGAAAGAACAATCGCTGGAAGAAAAGATGCAATCAGAAGCCTATCGCGCTTACCAGGATCATTATCTGGCATTACATGAGGAGCTGGAACCAATTGGGAATCTGCAAACGCTTCAGCAGTGGTTAAATAATTTGGATAATTTCAAAACATTGCGTCCTTTGCAATATGAACCGCCAAAACAGGAAGAATCCCGGGAAGTTGAATTCATATTTGAAGATGAGAACGAAAAGGAGACATTGGAAACCCTGATCAAGGAAATCCTGGACAATATTCCCCTGGAAGAAGTAGAAGACAATGAGAAAGGCAAAGAGATTGAGAAAGAAGCAGATCCCTTTGAGCAAGCGGTAAATGACTATGCAATGGAGCTCGCTGTAAGCCTTTATAAGACCTTCGAAGTCTCTTCTCCTTGCAGACTATACAGGCAGGAGTTTGATGGCCTGGTATCAAGGGACGGCCAGTTAACGATTATTGAGCGAAAAACCAATGATGGCACTGGCCCGGGTGTTCTGCAGAGAAACTTTTGCCAGCAAAAGATCATGTCGAAAGAACAATTTGTCCAAAAAAACTGGCTGCCCGCCATTTTACATGATGCGCATCCTGAGTCATTCATTGATATTCACATCCCCGCAAGAAAAGACTGGTATTGCGAGGAGTTTTCAGAAGAAATTCAGGACATGCTAATACTGGCGGCCAAATTAACAGTTGTAAAAGCATTGCGGGAGTTACGTCTGGAGTTTAATTTAAACCTGCCGAAACATTACTCCGGTAAGGTATACCAGGGCGTATTCTTCAGTCCCAGCCGCTTAAATGACGTGACTGTGCGCTTTTCACAACTAAGAAAGGGGGATGAGGATGTTGCGCACAGCCGCATGGATGAGATCAGGAGCAGCATGAGTCAAATGATACGCAGAGGACAGTAG
- the parE gene encoding DNA topoisomerase IV subunit B — protein MSDNYTADAIEVLSGLEPVQRRPGMYTDTTRPNHLAQEVIDNSVDEVIAGHAGKIRVTLHEDGSVEVEDDGRGMPVDLHPQLGLSGVEVIMTRLHAGGKFSDKNYSFSGGLHGVGVSVVNALSERVDVRIKRNGIIYQMAFANGDKIQELNEVGVTRKRDTGTCIRFWPNEKYFDSIRFSIKPLMHVLRAKAVLCPGLSMTFINKVNREETHWCYEQGLSDYLRQSLPEDFLPEEPFSGEYSSEEGTVDWALAWSSGSQANGLSESYVNLIPTPQGGTHVNGLRAGLFDALSAFCELRNLLPRGVKLTADDLWEPCQYVLSVKMKEPQFAGQTKERLSSRQTTAFVSNVVKDAFALWLNHHRSQGEIIAALAIERAQKRLRQAKQVARKRIHQGPALPGKLADCLQQDLSMAELFLVEGDSAGGSAKQARNKDFQAILPLRGKILNAWEVESTQVLASQEIHDISVAIGVDPGSNDLSGLRYGKLCILADADSDGAHIATLLCALFLRHFQPLVAAGHVFVAMPPLYRIDMGKTVQYALDDAEKVKIVEQLLKTNKGKVNVQRFKGLGEMNPIQLRETTMDPNTRRLVQLTLDNEQETMALMDMMLAKKRAADRKTWLETKGNLAEI, from the coding sequence CAAGATCAGGGTGACCCTGCATGAAGACGGATCTGTCGAAGTCGAGGACGATGGCCGGGGAATGCCAGTCGATTTACATCCACAGCTTGGCTTAAGCGGCGTTGAAGTGATTATGACCCGTTTGCATGCAGGGGGTAAATTTTCAGATAAGAATTACAGCTTTTCCGGCGGCTTGCATGGCGTGGGGGTTTCAGTCGTCAATGCCCTGTCGGAGCGCGTTGATGTACGGATAAAACGGAATGGGATTATTTATCAAATGGCCTTTGCCAATGGCGATAAGATACAGGAATTAAACGAAGTTGGCGTCACGCGCAAACGGGATACCGGAACCTGTATCCGCTTCTGGCCTAATGAAAAGTATTTTGACTCCATCCGCTTCTCAATCAAACCGCTTATGCATGTACTACGGGCTAAAGCAGTGCTTTGCCCCGGTTTATCCATGACGTTCATTAACAAAGTCAACCGCGAGGAAACGCACTGGTGTTACGAACAAGGGCTTTCCGATTATCTTCGTCAATCATTGCCTGAGGATTTTCTACCCGAAGAACCATTCAGCGGCGAGTATAGCAGTGAAGAAGGGACAGTTGACTGGGCGTTAGCCTGGTCTTCAGGCTCGCAGGCCAATGGCTTAAGTGAAAGCTATGTCAACCTGATCCCCACCCCCCAGGGCGGAACGCATGTGAATGGTTTGCGCGCCGGCTTGTTTGATGCTCTTTCAGCATTCTGCGAGTTACGGAATCTCTTGCCCCGCGGAGTTAAGCTGACTGCCGATGATCTCTGGGAGCCCTGCCAGTATGTATTGTCAGTGAAAATGAAAGAACCCCAGTTTGCAGGGCAAACCAAGGAACGATTAAGCTCTCGTCAAACCACTGCATTTGTCAGTAATGTGGTTAAAGATGCTTTTGCATTGTGGCTGAATCATCATCGCAGCCAGGGCGAAATTATTGCAGCACTAGCCATTGAACGTGCGCAGAAACGCCTGCGTCAGGCCAAACAGGTTGCGCGCAAGCGTATCCATCAGGGCCCGGCACTTCCTGGTAAACTGGCAGACTGCCTGCAGCAGGATTTATCCATGGCTGAACTTTTTCTGGTAGAAGGCGATTCCGCAGGCGGCTCGGCAAAACAGGCCCGGAATAAGGATTTTCAAGCGATTCTGCCTTTACGGGGCAAGATTTTAAATGCCTGGGAAGTGGAATCTACCCAGGTTCTGGCCTCCCAGGAAATTCACGATATTTCAGTTGCAATAGGGGTGGACCCAGGCTCCAATGATCTTTCCGGTCTTCGCTACGGCAAACTCTGCATATTGGCGGATGCGGACTCCGATGGTGCACACATTGCCACCTTGCTTTGCGCCTTATTCCTGCGCCATTTTCAACCGCTGGTAGCCGCAGGCCACGTATTTGTCGCCATGCCCCCTTTGTATCGCATCGATATGGGCAAAACGGTGCAATATGCACTGGATGACGCAGAAAAAGTGAAAATCGTTGAACAGCTGCTCAAGACAAACAAGGGGAAAGTGAATGTGCAGCGATTTAAAGGTCTGGGTGAAATGAATCCAATACAACTTCGTGAAACAACAATGGATCCCAATACCCGGCGGCTGGTACAGTTAACCCTTGATAATGAACAGGAAACCATGGCGCTCATGGATATGATGCTGGCGAAAAAACGCGCCGCAGATCGTAAAACCTGGCTGGAAACCAAAGGGAATCTCGCAGAAATCTGA